The genome window AAGTGTGGTTTGCTTCAGAATCAGTTGAGGTCAGTTAAACTGCCTTTATATTGCTTGTAACATCTTCACATTTGATTGTGACAATGTCAAAGTGTTCCTGTGTTTATCATGATTGTAGACATCTACCAATCATATACCAACTCATATTACTGGATAAACtaaggttaaataaataaaccgtAGCGCAGGACATTCTGGGAATGATTGTGTTGTTgcttataattttttataaaaaagtaatttatattttgtctttatagAATAGGAGAAGGAGTCACAGGAGTAATCTTCTGAGTTTACTGGGGTGAAATGTTAGGAAGACAAGCCGATTGTTTCAAAAACTTACTGAATGATCTCTGTACTTATCTGCACTGATATCTGAGTGGCCTTTGAGTTACAATTGTACTGAAAGAATCTGCTTGTAgtccttaaataaaaaaaaatcacacatttgtGTCTTCAAAAGTTTAGGCTTATATTTTAGCATATTGCTTAAGGGATTCTTTATCCGAAAAAGACAATTCTGTTAACATTTACTTGcactcaagttgttacaaacctgtaaaaatgtatttgttctgttgaacacggagatatttggaaaaatgttattaactgacatttctgggacatcattgactacgacagtaggaaaattacaatggtagacAAAGATATGTCCCAGAAGTTTCAGttgctttctctgtgtttatcagaacaaagatatttaaacagATTAGGAatcaacttgagggtgagtaaaggatgacagaatccATTTTTTGGTGGACTTTCcctttaactttaaaatgaattatccacaaaaaactattttgacaACTATTAATGTCAGAAGAGACAAAACTGAGGAGACACAgtattcttaaaacattaaaactttaCTGGTTACTTTTAGAAACACGAATCAGTCCTTCAAAAATAATGTGAATATATTTGAATTTAATCACTGCACATTAGTTTCAGGGTCATGGTGGTACTGGAAGTGACTGGTAATGTTGACAGCTGAAACTGAGTCTCTATGCAATACATCACATGGTCAACAAGTAAACAAGAGTACTCCAAGCACAAACTATCTGCATAAAATACCAATGTAATATTGATATGACTCTACAGCTGTTCTTGAACACAAACCACATCCATTTCTAAAACTGCATAGACAGCAGAGTATACAgaacataaaaactaaatgatATATGCTTTTTGATCTATGCACATTtgtcaaatgttgtttttttactttaagagAAACCCCCAGTCACACAGACCCTGCTAGTCAATAATCTCGGGCAGGAacatatatataatgttttatttctgcatATGAAAATAAAGATAGGATGCAAAATATAACACTGATGTTAATATGTTTTCCTGCCACTGAAAATGTGCTAAATTGGTTGATTTTAGAACAAAACAACCACTTAGCTTCATGTTTCACTGACTGTAATGATACTTTTTCAAACAaggtttgatttaaaaaaaactgtcaaatataAATACTCCAGTGTTCTTAatgggatagttaacccaaaattaaaaatccTTCATCTCTTACTCACctccatgtcattccaaaccagtatgTGCAGACTTTCtaatgcacaacacaaaagaagatattttgaagaaccaaAAACATTagccctcattgacttctaatgtattgacacaaaacaaccgaaacatttctgcaaatctcGTCTTCTGTGTTTGACTGAAgagagtcataaacaggttttgaacaacatggaggtaaataaatgatgtgaaTTTAACTTTTTGGTCAAACTGTCACTAAGTATATTGCaatgttttagtaaaaaaatacagttacaTACAACCTGCAGGAGTTATACACAATACACAGCAGAACCTATTCCAATCCATCAAACTCTCAAGGAAACAAAAACTCGATCACcacttaaataaatgaacactCATTTTGAACaaagtaatattaaataaaaaacaaaccatttGTTTCCAGTCATAGGTAAAGACAAAAGGATTGAATAAAAGATAATATGAATGGTCCATCAACAAGATGCTCATCATCAATGAAAACGATATTTGCGTGCTGGTTTGAGACTGACGTAGGTCTTCTTCATATCTTCAGTTTCGTCTTTCTTGACTAGATGGTAGCGTTCCCCCTTTGTGGTGACCACTTGACTTCCATGGTAGCGCACCAGTTTCTTAGGGGCCTGCAGATAACCAAACAGacagagataaaaaaatataaatatatatacccACCTAATATACACTGCCTGTCCACACTCTAATATTTCGCTGGACCACCTATAGCTTTGATTACGGCATGCATTCACTGTGGCATCGTTTCGAAAAAGCTTTTGAAATGTCCAGAATGTCAATTTTTTCCCGTCCAGAGTTACATTACTTTTTTGGCAAGATCTTGTATTGATGATGGGAAAGATGCTGCGCAAGGTCTTCACCActacatcccaaagattctcaatggggTTAAGGTTTggactctgtggtggccaatccatgtgtgaaaatgatgtctcatactccctgaaccactcttttACAATTTGAGCCTGATGAATCCTTgcattgtcatcttggaatatATTCGTGGCATCAAAGAAgaaagaacccattgatggaataacctggtcattctgtatattcaggtagtcagctgacctcattACTTCGGCACTTGACgttgctgaacctagacctccaatccaatgggaggctcttacctatttgcttagttAAATCTAGGTAGTGACTTTTTTTGGAAGGGCAGTGTATTTAATCTTTGATAAGCAACGGAAATAATTTATTTCTTCATGATTGCATGGCAAACAAAGATTAAACCATTTGAAATCATATACTGTTTATTGAAACTCAATAAAAACTTCTTtagaaaattaaacaaaagacTCACATCCTTTGGAGTGACTGGTCTGTGTACTTTTTTATCTTCTTCATTGTCAACCAGCATGTACCTGTAGGAGTTTAAAAACGtagaaataatgttttgcatttaatataACAATTGTGATTTCTGAATTATGTTTGTGAAACAGTATAAGAGGAATCATGGTGGTTTTAATAAAGCTCACTTTTCTAAAATGCTTGCTTTAAGTTTCTGATCAACTTCAGCAGATACAGCCTTCCCTTGGTTTCcctgaaaatataacatttaagaaGGCATTTACACACAAACTACAACATATCCTCATACTGTAACAGGTAAAACATATCTTGTGATTATAACTTTGTGAACTCACGTCGAGAGAGGGAGGACACTTAAGCTGGATATCTCCCTCAATAATAAGGCGAACAGCTTCTTCCATATCTCCTTTAGCAATGGACAACGCACTTCTGGCCTCAGTCACACTACATTTGGGAAACATCTCAAGAAGATGCTGCTCCTGGTTATGCCAAACAGATTTAGTCACCTGAAAACATCCCCAAACAGACATCCATTTGTATAAATTGCATCTCCAAGTATGATTCTGTGAAATCCATGACAGTTTAATATAAATGTCTAGATAGGAACATTGTGATTAAAAAGTACCTCTGTAGCTGTCGCTTCCTCCGCTTGTGATGGGAGGCTGTGGGACTTTCTCTTGAGTGTTCCGGGATAATGGCAGATCTTTCTGACAAAGGAAATGTATTCTCTTCTTTTTTAACCTCCTCAGATTCTTAATGTacaatgcaaagaaaaaaacatatatttttctaaAGCAATCCAATCACAGTGTTTCCGTGACAATATCTAAAAAGACACAGTATTTGTTATGAGAGGTAACAGTTACCTGCGTCCCGTGCGGAAGCCAACTTGGATGCCAGATTAAACATCATCTCGCAAACTTTAACACTGTAAGCAAGAGTGGCTCAATAAGCGAAATTTaccctttaaaaacattacaagaTTTTCCATGCACAGAATTATTGTAATTATAACACTTTTAGTTGGGTCCTTTGGGTCAAATcaaccaatttttttatatttccccggctacattttttttacagatgaaAGACCAACATCTGGAGTGATGTccaaaaaattatgaaatgccATAGATGAATAGTAATTAAGTAATCAGTTAATTTGTAGAGGaaggaaaaatgtaaattttcaaCTGAAATTTTGAGCCATATTAGAGGGGGTaaaaatttgatgagaaatatgCCAGcatcataattttatttttactcagagatcatttatatatttgtaaatatgttcaTTTTAGCAATCGTTGATGCATTTTATGCCAATGGTGAAagcttatttttacaaaat of Triplophysa dalaica isolate WHDGS20190420 chromosome 11, ASM1584641v1, whole genome shotgun sequence contains these proteins:
- the cuedc2 gene encoding LOW QUALITY PROTEIN: CUE domain-containing protein 2 (The sequence of the model RefSeq protein was modified relative to this genomic sequence to represent the inferred CDS: inserted 1 base in 1 codon), giving the protein MDIQKIIQDALYEFIRSFIPQADLSSLDDVILSYITGVLEDLGSQDSVEENFDVEVFVEMLEAYIPGFSHIDSVKVCEMMFNLASKLASARDAESEEVKKEENTFPLSERSAIIXGTLKRKSHSLPSQAEEATATEVTKSVWHNQEQHLLEMFPKCSVTEARSALSIAKGDMEEAVRLIIEGDIQLKCPPSLDGNQGKAVSAEVDQKLKASILEKYMLVDNEEDKKVHRPVTPKDAPKKLVRYHGSQVVTTKGERYHLVKKDETEDMKKTYVSLKPARKYRFH